The following coding sequences are from one Bos mutus isolate GX-2022 chromosome 22, NWIPB_WYAK_1.1, whole genome shotgun sequence window:
- the VGLL4 gene encoding transcription cofactor vestigial-like protein 4 isoform X8 encodes MIKVRNKTANGDCRKDPRERSRSPIERAVAPTMSLHSGPLYASLPSLSMEQPLALTKNSLDAGRPAGLSPTLAPVERQQNRPSVITCASASARNCNLSHCPVAHSGCAAGPASYRRTPSSTCDPVVEEHFRRSLGKNYKEPEPAPNSVSITGSVDDHFAKALGDTWLQIKAAKDGASSSPESASRRGQPASPSAHMVSHSHSPSVVS; translated from the exons ATGATTAAAGTGAG GAATAAGACGGCCAACGGGGACTGCCGGAAAGACCCCCGGGAGCGGAGCCGCAGCCCCATCGAGCGGGCCGTGGCCCCCACCATGAGCCTGCACAGTGGCCCCCTGTACGCGTCCCTGCCCAGCCTGAGCATGGAGCAGCCCCTCGCACTGACCAAGAACAGCCTGGACGCCGGCAGGCCGGCCGGCCTCTCGCCCACCCTGGCCCCGGTGGAGCGGCAGCAG AATCGGCCCTCGGTGATCACGTGCGCCTCCGCCAGCGCCCGCAACTGCAACCTCTCGCACTGCCCAGTGGCGCACAGCGGCTGTGCGGCCGGCCCGGCCAGCTACCGGCGGACCCCGAGCT CCACCTGCGACCCCGTGGTGGAGGAGCACTTCCGCCGGAGCCTGGGCAAGAACTACAAGGAGCCAGAGCCGGCCCCCAACTCCGTGTCCATCACGGGCTCCGTGGACGACCACTTCGCCAAGGCCCTGGGCGACACGTGGCTCCAGATCAAGGCGGCCAAGGACGGCGCGTCCAGCAGCCCCGAGTCGGCCTCGCGCCGGGGCCAGCCCGCCAGCCCCTCGGCCCACATGGTCAGCCACAGCCATTCCCCGTCCGTGGTCTCCTGA
- the VGLL4 gene encoding transcription cofactor vestigial-like protein 4 isoform X5: METPLDVLSRAASLVHADDEKREAALRGEPRLQTLPVASALTAHRTGPPPISPSKRKFSVDPGDDDLDCDGDHASKMSRIFAPHLNKTANGDCRKDPRERSRSPIERAVAPTMSLHSGPLYASLPSLSMEQPLALTKNSLDAGRPAGLSPTLAPVERQQNRPSVITCASASARNCNLSHCPVAHSGCAAGPASYRRTPSSTCDPVVEEHFRRSLGKNYKEPEPAPNSVSITGSVDDHFAKALGDTWLQIKAAKDGASSSPESASRRGQPASPSAHMVSHSHSPSVVS; encoded by the exons GTGAAGCTGCTCTCCGAGGGGAGCCCCGGCTGCAGACCCTCCCGGTGGCCTCGGCCCTCACCGCTCACCGCACGGGGCCCCCGCCCATCAGTCCCAGCAAGAGGAAGTTCAGCGTGGACCCCGGCGACGACGACCTGGATTGTGACGGTGATCATGCTTCCAAGATGAGTCGCATCTTCGCCCCCCACCT GAATAAGACGGCCAACGGGGACTGCCGGAAAGACCCCCGGGAGCGGAGCCGCAGCCCCATCGAGCGGGCCGTGGCCCCCACCATGAGCCTGCACAGTGGCCCCCTGTACGCGTCCCTGCCCAGCCTGAGCATGGAGCAGCCCCTCGCACTGACCAAGAACAGCCTGGACGCCGGCAGGCCGGCCGGCCTCTCGCCCACCCTGGCCCCGGTGGAGCGGCAGCAG AATCGGCCCTCGGTGATCACGTGCGCCTCCGCCAGCGCCCGCAACTGCAACCTCTCGCACTGCCCAGTGGCGCACAGCGGCTGTGCGGCCGGCCCGGCCAGCTACCGGCGGACCCCGAGCT CCACCTGCGACCCCGTGGTGGAGGAGCACTTCCGCCGGAGCCTGGGCAAGAACTACAAGGAGCCAGAGCCGGCCCCCAACTCCGTGTCCATCACGGGCTCCGTGGACGACCACTTCGCCAAGGCCCTGGGCGACACGTGGCTCCAGATCAAGGCGGCCAAGGACGGCGCGTCCAGCAGCCCCGAGTCGGCCTCGCGCCGGGGCCAGCCCGCCAGCCCCTCGGCCCACATGGTCAGCCACAGCCATTCCCCGTCCGTGGTCTCCTGA
- the VGLL4 gene encoding transcription cofactor vestigial-like protein 4 isoform X7, giving the protein MSRIFAPHLNKTANGDCRKDPRERSRSPIERAVAPTMSLHSGPLYASLPSLSMEQPLALTKNSLDAGRPAGLSPTLAPVERQQNRPSVITCASASARNCNLSHCPVAHSGCAAGPASYRRTPSSTCDPVVEEHFRRSLGKNYKEPEPAPNSVSITGSVDDHFAKALGDTWLQIKAAKDGASSSPESASRRGQPASPSAHMVSHSHSPSVVS; this is encoded by the exons ATGAGTCGCATCTTCGCCCCCCACCT GAATAAGACGGCCAACGGGGACTGCCGGAAAGACCCCCGGGAGCGGAGCCGCAGCCCCATCGAGCGGGCCGTGGCCCCCACCATGAGCCTGCACAGTGGCCCCCTGTACGCGTCCCTGCCCAGCCTGAGCATGGAGCAGCCCCTCGCACTGACCAAGAACAGCCTGGACGCCGGCAGGCCGGCCGGCCTCTCGCCCACCCTGGCCCCGGTGGAGCGGCAGCAG AATCGGCCCTCGGTGATCACGTGCGCCTCCGCCAGCGCCCGCAACTGCAACCTCTCGCACTGCCCAGTGGCGCACAGCGGCTGTGCGGCCGGCCCGGCCAGCTACCGGCGGACCCCGAGCT CCACCTGCGACCCCGTGGTGGAGGAGCACTTCCGCCGGAGCCTGGGCAAGAACTACAAGGAGCCAGAGCCGGCCCCCAACTCCGTGTCCATCACGGGCTCCGTGGACGACCACTTCGCCAAGGCCCTGGGCGACACGTGGCTCCAGATCAAGGCGGCCAAGGACGGCGCGTCCAGCAGCCCCGAGTCGGCCTCGCGCCGGGGCCAGCCCGCCAGCCCCTCGGCCCACATGGTCAGCCACAGCCATTCCCCGTCCGTGGTCTCCTGA
- the VGLL4 gene encoding transcription cofactor vestigial-like protein 4 isoform X6, producing MLFMKMDLLNYQYLDNMNNNIGILCYEGEAALRGEPRLQTLPVASALTAHRTGPPPISPSKRKFSVDPGDDDLDCDGDHASKMSRIFAPHLNKTANGDCRKDPRERSRSPIERAVAPTMSLHSGPLYASLPSLSMEQPLALTKNSLDAGRPAGLSPTLAPVERQQNRPSVITCASASARNCNLSHCPVAHSGCAAGPASYRRTPSSTCDPVVEEHFRRSLGKNYKEPEPAPNSVSITGSVDDHFAKALGDTWLQIKAAKDGASSSPESASRRGQPASPSAHMVSHSHSPSVVS from the exons GTGAAGCTGCTCTCCGAGGGGAGCCCCGGCTGCAGACCCTCCCGGTGGCCTCGGCCCTCACCGCTCACCGCACGGGGCCCCCGCCCATCAGTCCCAGCAAGAGGAAGTTCAGCGTGGACCCCGGCGACGACGACCTGGATTGTGACGGTGATCATGCTTCCAAGATGAGTCGCATCTTCGCCCCCCACCT GAATAAGACGGCCAACGGGGACTGCCGGAAAGACCCCCGGGAGCGGAGCCGCAGCCCCATCGAGCGGGCCGTGGCCCCCACCATGAGCCTGCACAGTGGCCCCCTGTACGCGTCCCTGCCCAGCCTGAGCATGGAGCAGCCCCTCGCACTGACCAAGAACAGCCTGGACGCCGGCAGGCCGGCCGGCCTCTCGCCCACCCTGGCCCCGGTGGAGCGGCAGCAG AATCGGCCCTCGGTGATCACGTGCGCCTCCGCCAGCGCCCGCAACTGCAACCTCTCGCACTGCCCAGTGGCGCACAGCGGCTGTGCGGCCGGCCCGGCCAGCTACCGGCGGACCCCGAGCT CCACCTGCGACCCCGTGGTGGAGGAGCACTTCCGCCGGAGCCTGGGCAAGAACTACAAGGAGCCAGAGCCGGCCCCCAACTCCGTGTCCATCACGGGCTCCGTGGACGACCACTTCGCCAAGGCCCTGGGCGACACGTGGCTCCAGATCAAGGCGGCCAAGGACGGCGCGTCCAGCAGCCCCGAGTCGGCCTCGCGCCGGGGCCAGCCCGCCAGCCCCTCGGCCCACATGGTCAGCCACAGCCATTCCCCGTCCGTGGTCTCCTGA